A window of Clostridium taeniosporum genomic DNA:
ATATTTCCTGAATATATAACATAAGTAGTTATTTCTTTATTCATTTGAAGCTCAAATAATGCCTCATATGCCTTAAATCTTCTTAAATCTATTTTGCCTTTATTTGTAGTTTGAAATTCTATGTGTATATATGTATCGTCCTCCATCAGAAAAGTATAATCCATAAACATATTTTTAGCTTCTAAAACTATTATCTCAGTTGAACTCACTTCTTTGACCTTTTTTTCTATACCAAAAAATTTTAATCCTTCTTCAGCAAAAACATCCATGGCTCTTTTCATTATCATATCTTCATAATTTATACTTTTCATATCCACGCTCCTTACTGCAACAATCTATATTATATATTATATTCCACTTCCCTAATTCTTTAAACTTATTATTCTTATTTTTATAAAACCTTGTTCAACATTCCCATTCCTTGCAACACTTATCTTTACAATGATATAATATAAATTAATCTAACAAAAAATATTTAAATCAATTTATATTTTAGAAATATATTAATATATGTAATAGGTATAGTGGCATTGTAATTAAAGTTTGAGAATTCTTAATGAATATTGTCACATTTACTGCTTGTCAAAATTTTATATTTAGAGCAAGCTAAAATGGGACTATAATCATTTTAGTATTCCTAATTTTAATTACTTAGTCCACTTTACTTATACATATATTAATATTACTTTACTACATAAAAAATAATATTTTAGGAGTGTTAAATATGTATCTTCTTGAAAAAATTGAAGACAATTTAAAGAAAAAATCCCTTGGATTTTTCTTGCCTATTACATTTATTTTAACCATAATTCCTCTTATAGTAAGACTTAAATTGGTTAAATTAGATGACGCTGGTATAGATTTATATGCAGAAGCAAGTAAAGGTGACTTTTTTTCACAATATAAAGCCATTTGGTTAGCTATTTTTTCTGTAATACTTATAATAATAGCTTTATCTTCATTTAAAAAATTATTTAAAAAAAGAGATAAAACTACTACTGCAATTTTAATTTGTACTGGTATTTTTTTAATTTGTACTTTTCTTTCAGCTATGCTTTCACAACATAAAGAAGTTGCCTTCTTTGGATTTTATGATAGAGCTGAAGGGTTTATAACCATTGCATGCTATATGATTATTTTTCTATATTCTATATATGCATTTAAAAGTACACATTGTTATAAATACATGATTATTCCTATACTAATTGTAATTTTAATCAATTCATTCCTAGGAATATTTCAATACATAGGAAATGATTTAATTAACAGTAAATTAGGTATTGCTTTAGTTGTTCCTAGTAAATACAAAATTGGTGAACAAGGATTAGGCTTACTATATGAAAAAGGAAAACTTTATGGTACTCTATATCATTATAACTATGTAGGTAGTTTTGTAGGGCTTGTATTACCTATATTATTTTCTTTAACTATATTTGAAAAGAAAGTACTTAACAAAGTTATTTTAGGTGTATTTTCATTACTTTCTGTTTGGTTACTATTTGGTAGTACATCTCGTGCTGGTATAATAGGTATATTGGTAGCTATTATTTTAGGGCTTATTATATTTGGAAAAGTAATATTTAAAAGTTGGAAACCTCTTGTTATAACTTTAGCTTGTGTTGCTATATTAGCTATTGGAGGTAATGTTGCTACTAAGGGACAACTTTTTCAAAGAGTACCTTCTTTAGTTTCTGATATATTTAGTGTATTTAATAACACAAGTAGTGTAGATTACAGAGCTGAAACTCCTATAAGTGATATAAAACACGTTGATAAAGATATTGAAATAACAGTTCCAAAGGATATTTTAAAGATATCTTTTGAAAATGGAATTTATGTATTTAGAAATTCTAATAATGAAACTGTTCAATATGATATGGTAGATGGAGTTTACAAAACTAATAATGAAAACTTTAAAAATATTTCTTTTAGATTTGGTAAGTCAAGTAAATCTTCTACCAAAGCAGACTTCTTCATGTTACAAGTTAATAATAATCCAACATTTATGTTTAAATTAAAGACAGATAACAGTATACATTTAAGAGATGCAAATGGAACTAAATATATTGATGTAGAATATCCTGAAACTTTTGGTTTTAAAGGAAAAGAAAAATTAGGTTCTGCAAGAGGATATATTTGGTCAAGATCAATTCCTATTATGAAAGAAACTTTATTATTAGGTAACGGACCTGATACATTTGCTTATATATTCCCACAAAATGATTTAATGGGTAAATACTACGCTTATGGTAATCCTAACATGATTGTAGATAAACCACATAATTTATATATGCAAATAGCCCTAAACGATGGTGTAATTGCTTTAATTGCATTCCTTGGAATAATGTTAATTTACATTATAGATAGTATTAAATTATATGCATTAAAGAAAGAATATAATGAATCGCAAATATTAGGTGGAATAACTTGCCTTGGAATTGTAGGATATTTATTTGCAGGTATGTTTAATGATTCAGTAATAAGCGTTGCACCAATGTTTTGGATAATACTTGGTGTTGGTGTTTCACTAAACTACTTAAACAAAAAAAGAAATCAAATAAATTAAAATTTATCTATAGTTTTAAATATTATTAAAATAAGGGATGTAGTGAGATTTGTGTAAAAGCTAATCTAATGCATCCTTTCTTTGAATATTATTATGGTAAGTTTGAAATAATATAAAATTCCAGAATTAATCACTTAAGATTCTCTGGAATTTTACTTTTTAGTTTTAAACATTTTATTTTACCTACACTAGTTTATTTACATGATAAATATATTCTTTAAAGTCACCTAAATGATTTTCTATAATAGCTTGAACAATTTTCATACTAAC
This region includes:
- a CDS encoding O-antigen ligase family protein; translated protein: MYLLEKIEDNLKKKSLGFFLPITFILTIIPLIVRLKLVKLDDAGIDLYAEASKGDFFSQYKAIWLAIFSVILIIIALSSFKKLFKKRDKTTTAILICTGIFLICTFLSAMLSQHKEVAFFGFYDRAEGFITIACYMIIFLYSIYAFKSTHCYKYMIIPILIVILINSFLGIFQYIGNDLINSKLGIALVVPSKYKIGEQGLGLLYEKGKLYGTLYHYNYVGSFVGLVLPILFSLTIFEKKVLNKVILGVFSLLSVWLLFGSTSRAGIIGILVAIILGLIIFGKVIFKSWKPLVITLACVAILAIGGNVATKGQLFQRVPSLVSDIFSVFNNTSSVDYRAETPISDIKHVDKDIEITVPKDILKISFENGIYVFRNSNNETVQYDMVDGVYKTNNENFKNISFRFGKSSKSSTKADFFMLQVNNNPTFMFKLKTDNSIHLRDANGTKYIDVEYPETFGFKGKEKLGSARGYIWSRSIPIMKETLLLGNGPDTFAYIFPQNDLMGKYYAYGNPNMIVDKPHNLYMQIALNDGVIALIAFLGIMLIYIIDSIKLYALKKEYNESQILGGITCLGIVGYLFAGMFNDSVISVAPMFWIILGVGVSLNYLNKKRNQIN